The Desulfurella sp. genome window below encodes:
- a CDS encoding DedA family protein, with the protein MEISELTGYIQKYGLLFVFIFTFLETVVFASLIVPGETAVVLAGIMAQKGYLKIESLLIVVIVAAFLGYLTSYFIGTFFGDIIIKKRLLKDKYYKPTQYFFDRYGGISVLFSRFLSLLRSFTALVAGISKMNFAVFVIFDAIGAVLWSFFYVYLGYFLGFQFQEVEKYFGIVGIIMLVGGILILYIFYKYKSKRR; encoded by the coding sequence ATGGAAATATCTGAATTAACGGGCTACATTCAAAAATATGGTTTGTTGTTTGTATTTATCTTTACATTTTTAGAAACTGTCGTTTTTGCAAGCCTCATTGTTCCAGGCGAAACCGCGGTAGTATTAGCTGGTATAATGGCCCAAAAAGGATACTTAAAAATAGAATCTTTGTTAATCGTTGTTATAGTTGCAGCTTTTTTAGGTTATTTAACAAGTTATTTTATTGGCACATTCTTCGGAGACATTATCATAAAAAAAAGGCTGCTAAAAGATAAATACTACAAACCAACACAGTATTTTTTTGATAGATATGGCGGCATATCTGTTTTGTTTAGCAGGTTTTTATCGCTTTTGAGGAGCTTTACTGCATTAGTTGCTGGTATTTCTAAAATGAATTTTGCTGTATTTGTCATATTCGATGCTATAGGTGCTGTTTTATGGAGCTTTTTTTATGTGTATTTGGGGTATTTTTTAGGTTTTCAATTCCAGGAGGTTGAAAAGTATTTCGGAATAGTAGGTATCATAATGTTAGTCGGAGGAATTTTGATCTTGTACATATTTTATAAATACAAGTCAAAAAGGAGGTAA